In a single window of the Flavobacterium sp. W4I14 genome:
- a CDS encoding hypothetical protein (product_source=Hypo-rule applied; cath_funfam=3.30.379.10; cleavage_site_network=SignalP-noTM; superfamily=51445,55545): MRNFLIFISCYFLAVQFSNAAERLQKTIVISTENHVRVRFGAEKLSKALVKLNYSTKIEQKDRLASNNNVIAIGVFSDKLFVNNLPAAIKNKISTTKKEGFHIYTGKNGVLYVIGNDASGALYGCIELADQIKSSGKLPTQLALSDQPEMVLRGTCIGLQKPDYLPGHDVYEYPYTPETFPWLYDKALWIKYLDMMVENRYNSLYLWNGHPFSSLLRLKDYPYAVEVDDATLKKNEEIFQFLTKEADKRGIWVIQMFYNIIIPKPFADKHGLKTQDRNRPIIPLIADYTRKSISSFVEKYPNVGLMVALGEAMEGVGQDDIDWFTKTIIPGVKDGLKAAGIKEEPPIVLRAHDTDAPSVMKAALPFYKNLYTENKFNGEALTTYTPRGAWADLNRKLAAIGTINISNVHILANLEPFRYGSADFIQKSVQAMNKIYGAKGLHLYPQASYWDWPYSADKVKGRLLEVDRDWIWYKEWARYSWNSQRDRSEEINYWGNELANKYGANLTGGKAILNAYEESGEISPKLLRRYGITDGNRQTLTLGMLMTQLINPFRYGLFTLMYESEAPEGEMIIEYAEKEWKKQGHIGETPVQVAREVVEHGKKAIQSINEAAPSITKDTAEFKRLRNDIYCYDEMANFYAEKVKAALWILRYKNSNQVVDLEQALPFLQKSVDHYAKLVKLTEHSYLYANSMQTKQRKIPMRGVDKTFIHWKEMLPVFTKELNHFKRSIDSLKSIKQGTVAAIVPYKTADVKVLNETESYVIAKDASLFADTAIKIKEVAAQLLGLKGIKLAKEKQIKIGTEIKFSTKAPVKLLIGFFNQKDPQYLAPPQLETDASANNYGQSEIKISNALVPYGFPPVNVHAYSFPAGTHTLNLGKGACLVLGFIDDKQELRIFNAGLDGRGKDIDWLFE, translated from the coding sequence ATGAGAAATTTTCTGATTTTTATTTCCTGTTATTTTTTAGCTGTACAATTTTCTAACGCTGCTGAGCGCTTACAAAAAACAATTGTAATTTCTACAGAAAATCATGTTCGGGTGCGTTTTGGTGCAGAAAAGTTATCAAAAGCCTTAGTTAAGTTAAATTATTCGACCAAAATCGAACAGAAGGATAGACTTGCTTCAAATAACAATGTTATTGCGATTGGTGTGTTTTCTGATAAACTTTTTGTCAATAACCTTCCAGCAGCGATTAAAAATAAGATTTCAACGACCAAAAAAGAGGGCTTTCATATTTATACCGGGAAAAACGGGGTGCTTTATGTAATCGGCAATGATGCATCCGGTGCTTTATATGGCTGTATAGAACTGGCAGATCAAATCAAGAGTAGCGGTAAATTACCTACGCAGCTGGCACTTTCCGATCAACCTGAAATGGTGCTGAGAGGTACCTGTATCGGTCTTCAGAAACCAGATTACCTGCCCGGACATGATGTTTACGAATATCCTTACACCCCTGAAACTTTCCCTTGGCTTTATGATAAAGCTCTATGGATTAAGTACCTGGATATGATGGTCGAAAACCGCTATAATTCGCTTTATTTATGGAATGGACACCCTTTTTCGTCGCTGCTGCGTTTAAAAGATTATCCTTATGCAGTAGAGGTTGATGATGCTACTTTAAAAAAGAACGAAGAAATCTTCCAGTTTTTAACTAAGGAAGCCGATAAACGTGGCATTTGGGTGATCCAGATGTTTTACAATATTATTATTCCTAAACCATTTGCCGATAAACATGGCCTGAAAACACAAGATCGGAACCGTCCGATTATTCCTTTAATTGCTGATTATACCCGAAAATCGATTTCATCTTTTGTAGAGAAGTACCCAAACGTTGGTTTAATGGTGGCCTTGGGTGAGGCAATGGAGGGTGTTGGTCAGGATGATATTGATTGGTTTACCAAAACGATTATTCCCGGGGTGAAAGATGGATTAAAAGCTGCCGGCATTAAGGAAGAACCTCCGATTGTACTGCGTGCACATGATACCGATGCACCAAGTGTGATGAAAGCAGCGCTGCCCTTTTATAAAAATCTGTATACCGAAAATAAGTTTAATGGTGAGGCTTTAACTACTTATACCCCTCGTGGGGCTTGGGCAGATCTAAACAGGAAATTAGCTGCTATTGGTACGATCAATATCTCTAACGTGCATATTTTAGCCAATCTAGAGCCGTTTCGCTACGGTTCGGCAGACTTTATCCAGAAATCAGTTCAGGCGATGAACAAGATTTATGGTGCAAAAGGTTTGCATTTATATCCTCAAGCCAGTTATTGGGATTGGCCTTATTCGGCTGATAAGGTAAAAGGAAGGTTATTGGAAGTAGACAGAGATTGGATCTGGTACAAGGAATGGGCAAGATATTCGTGGAATTCGCAAAGAGACCGCAGTGAAGAAATTAACTATTGGGGAAATGAGCTGGCCAATAAATATGGTGCTAATTTAACTGGAGGTAAAGCTATTCTGAATGCCTATGAAGAATCGGGTGAGATATCACCCAAACTTTTGCGCAGGTACGGCATTACCGATGGTAACCGACAAACGTTAACCCTGGGCATGCTGATGACGCAGCTCATTAATCCGTTCCGTTATGGGTTGTTTACCTTAATGTATGAATCGGAAGCCCCGGAAGGTGAAATGATTATCGAATACGCCGAAAAAGAGTGGAAGAAGCAAGGCCATATTGGCGAGACCCCGGTTCAGGTAGCACGCGAAGTGGTTGAACATGGCAAAAAAGCCATTCAATCTATTAATGAGGCTGCACCCAGTATAACAAAAGATACTGCAGAGTTTAAGCGGCTTAGAAATGATATCTATTGTTATGATGAAATGGCTAATTTTTATGCTGAGAAAGTTAAGGCAGCCCTGTGGATATTGCGGTATAAAAATTCGAACCAGGTAGTTGATTTAGAGCAGGCATTGCCTTTTCTCCAGAAAAGCGTAGATCATTACGCTAAACTGGTTAAATTGACTGAACACAGTTACCTGTACGCCAATAGCATGCAAACCAAACAGCGGAAAATCCCGATGCGTGGTGTAGATAAAACTTTTATCCACTGGAAAGAGATGTTACCGGTTTTCACCAAAGAGCTTAATCATTTTAAAAGAAGTATCGATTCTCTGAAATCTATAAAACAGGGAACGGTTGCTGCAATTGTGCCGTATAAAACTGCTGATGTTAAAGTCTTAAATGAAACAGAAAGTTATGTGATAGCCAAAGATGCATCGCTTTTTGCAGATACTGCAATTAAGATTAAAGAAGTTGCAGCGCAGTTGCTAGGTTTAAAGGGAATTAAGCTGGCAAAAGAAAAGCAGATCAAAATTGGAACAGAAATTAAATTCAGCACCAAAGCACCTGTAAAATTACTGATCGGCTTTTTTAATCAGAAAGATCCGCAATATCTTGCTCCTCCACAGCTGGAAACAGATGCGAGTGCCAATAACTATGGTCAGTCTGAAATCAAGATATCTAATGCGCTGGTGCCTTATGGCTTTCCACCGGTAAATGTTCATGCTTATTCTTTCCCTGCAGGAACACATACTTTAAATTTAGGTAAAGGGGCCTGCCTCGTTTTAGGGTTTATTGATGACAAACAGGAACTGCGGATTTTTAATGCAGGTTTAGATGGTAGAGGAAAAGACATCGATTGGTTATTTGAATAA
- a CDS encoding 2-keto-3-deoxy-L-fuconate dehydrogenase (product_source=KO:K18335; cath_funfam=3.40.50.720; cog=COG1028; ko=KO:K18335; pfam=PF13561; superfamily=51735), protein MFSLKNKKAVVTGGGSGIGRAIATILAKQGAEVHIIELGTEHAQDTLDEIKTNGGSAFSYGCDVSDHNAVHEVFKQIGEINILINNAGIAHIGKADTTDEADFDRVMRVNVKGVYNCLHAAIPHIRLAGGGVIINMASIAALIGLPDRFVYSAAKGAVKAITMSVAKDYIGENIRCNSISPARVHTPFVDGFLQKNYPDNIPEMFEKLSKTQPIGRMAKPEEVGALALYLCSDEASFITGCDYPIDGGFTTLNN, encoded by the coding sequence ATGTTTTCACTAAAAAACAAAAAAGCCGTAGTTACAGGCGGGGGAAGCGGCATAGGAAGAGCTATTGCAACTATTTTAGCTAAACAGGGCGCTGAGGTGCACATTATCGAATTGGGAACAGAGCACGCCCAGGATACTTTAGATGAAATTAAAACAAATGGTGGATCAGCATTCAGTTATGGATGTGATGTTTCAGACCATAATGCTGTTCACGAAGTTTTTAAGCAGATCGGAGAAATTAATATCCTGATCAACAACGCAGGTATTGCACATATCGGAAAGGCTGACACCACAGATGAAGCTGATTTTGACCGTGTTATGCGCGTAAACGTGAAAGGCGTTTATAACTGTTTGCATGCAGCCATTCCACATATCCGTTTAGCTGGCGGAGGTGTAATTATCAATATGGCCTCAATTGCCGCGCTAATTGGTCTTCCAGATCGTTTCGTTTATAGCGCCGCGAAAGGTGCTGTGAAAGCAATCACCATGAGTGTAGCGAAAGATTATATTGGCGAAAACATCAGGTGTAATTCAATTTCGCCTGCGCGGGTTCATACGCCCTTCGTGGATGGTTTCTTACAGAAAAACTATCCGGATAATATCCCTGAAATGTTCGAAAAACTTTCTAAAACACAACCTATCGGCAGGATGGCCAAACCAGAAGAGGTTGGTGCCCTGGCTTTATACCTATGTAGCGATGAAGCTTCATTTATTACAGGTTGCGACTACCCAATTGACGGTGGATTTACTACCTTAAACAATTAA
- a CDS encoding 2,4-diketo-3-deoxy-L-fuconate hydrolase (product_source=KO:K18336; cath_funfam=3.90.850.10; cog=COG0179; ko=KO:K18336; pfam=PF01557; superfamily=56529), with product MKLIRFGEAGAEKPGVIINDNYFDVSALVKDYNEEFFGGDGLAQLKSAIASADLPQVDKSVRLGPALARPSKIICVGLNYKDHAAETNAPIPSEPILFFKATSAIVGPNDDLIIPKNSKKTDWEVELAIVIGKKASYVAEENALNHIAGYVLHNDYSEREFQIERNGQWVKGKSCDTFAPIGPFIATQDEIADVHNLRLWLTVNGKTLQDGNTSNLIFNVPFMISYISQFMTLLPGDVITTGTPAGVGLGQKPEPWYLKAGDVVELGIDGLGSSKQTVKAYSGS from the coding sequence ATGAAATTAATACGATTTGGCGAAGCTGGAGCTGAAAAACCTGGGGTAATTATAAACGATAATTATTTCGATGTTTCTGCATTGGTTAAAGATTATAATGAAGAATTTTTTGGTGGTGATGGTTTAGCGCAATTAAAGTCTGCTATTGCATCGGCTGATTTACCACAGGTTGATAAAAGTGTACGTCTTGGTCCTGCTTTGGCCCGTCCTTCAAAAATTATCTGTGTGGGCTTAAACTATAAAGACCATGCGGCAGAAACCAACGCGCCTATCCCATCAGAACCAATTTTATTCTTTAAAGCTACTTCAGCTATTGTTGGGCCTAACGATGACCTGATCATTCCAAAAAACAGTAAAAAAACCGATTGGGAAGTAGAATTAGCGATTGTGATCGGCAAAAAAGCAAGTTATGTTGCTGAAGAAAATGCTTTAAACCACATTGCTGGTTATGTTCTGCATAACGATTATAGTGAGCGCGAGTTCCAGATCGAAAGAAACGGACAATGGGTAAAAGGAAAAAGCTGCGATACCTTCGCACCTATCGGACCATTTATCGCGACCCAGGATGAAATTGCCGATGTGCACAATCTTCGCCTTTGGTTAACGGTAAACGGAAAAACCTTGCAGGATGGCAATACTTCAAACCTGATTTTTAATGTTCCGTTTATGATTTCATATATCAGCCAGTTTATGACGCTTTTACCAGGTGATGTAATTACGACTGGAACACCAGCTGGCGTAGGCTTAGGTCAAAAACCTGAACCTTGGTATTTAAAAGCTGGTGATGTGGTAGAATTGGGTATCGACGGCTTAGGCTCGAGCAAGCAAACCGTTAAAGCCTACAGTGGAAGCTAA
- a CDS encoding L-rhamnose mutarotase (product_source=KO:K03534; cath_funfam=3.30.70.100; cog=COG3254; ko=KO:K03534; pfam=PF05336; superfamily=54909): protein MKRYCLTLDLVNDEKLIEEYKQYHQSVWPEIKESITSSGIDDLEIYLLGNRLFMIMEVNESFSFEEKSKADLTNPKVQEWENLMWKFQQALPGSKPGEKWILMDQIFKL from the coding sequence ATGAAAAGATACTGTTTAACACTCGATCTTGTAAATGATGAAAAGCTGATAGAAGAGTATAAGCAGTATCATCAATCGGTTTGGCCCGAAATTAAAGAGAGTATTACTTCTTCTGGCATTGATGATCTGGAGATCTATTTGTTAGGAAACAGGCTGTTTATGATTATGGAAGTGAATGAAAGCTTTTCTTTTGAGGAAAAATCGAAAGCCGATTTAACCAATCCAAAAGTGCAGGAATGGGAAAATTTGATGTGGAAATTCCAGCAGGCACTACCAGGTTCAAAACCTGGAGAAAAATGGATCTTAATGGATCAGATTTTTAAACTTTAA
- a CDS encoding L-fuconolactonase (product_source=KO:K07046; cath_funfam=3.20.20.140; cog=COG3618; ko=KO:K07046; pfam=PF04909; superfamily=51556): MIDTHVHFWNFDPVRDNWINEDMFAIRNDFSPKDLIAVYNDLQITGCIAVQASQSEEENHFLLSLAEQNEIVKGIVGWVDLLDPNLDERLTYWSNFKKIKGWRHVLQAENADFILNKKFIAGINLLKKYSYTYDLLCYHNQLTPIIKMVDQISDQPFVLDHCGKPDVKSQDLKLWSANIKILASNPSVSCKVSGLLAEADWKNWTEKELFNCFDVVFEHFGTEKIMYGSDWPVMLISRPYEDWFNLVAKYTEQFSSAERKLIFTDNAKAFYGV; the protein is encoded by the coding sequence ATGATTGATACACATGTGCATTTTTGGAATTTCGATCCGGTTAGAGATAACTGGATAAATGAAGATATGTTTGCCATCCGTAATGATTTTTCTCCGAAAGACCTTATAGCCGTATATAACGATCTTCAAATTACGGGATGTATTGCTGTGCAGGCCAGCCAATCGGAAGAGGAAAACCATTTCTTGTTATCACTGGCAGAACAAAATGAAATTGTAAAGGGAATTGTGGGCTGGGTAGATTTACTCGATCCAAATTTAGACGAGCGTTTAACTTACTGGAGTAATTTTAAGAAGATTAAAGGCTGGCGACATGTTTTACAAGCCGAAAACGCCGATTTCATCCTGAATAAAAAGTTTATTGCGGGCATTAATCTTTTAAAAAAATACAGTTACACTTACGATTTATTGTGTTATCACAACCAATTAACACCTATTATCAAAATGGTTGATCAAATCTCCGATCAACCATTTGTATTAGACCATTGCGGCAAACCTGATGTGAAAAGTCAGGATTTGAAATTATGGTCGGCAAATATTAAAATCTTAGCTTCAAACCCAAGTGTAAGCTGCAAAGTTTCGGGCTTATTGGCCGAGGCTGATTGGAAAAACTGGACTGAAAAAGAACTTTTTAACTGTTTTGATGTGGTGTTCGAGCATTTTGGTACAGAAAAAATCATGTATGGCAGTGATTGGCCGGTAATGCTGATCAGCCGCCCATACGAGGATTGGTTTAATTTAGTTGCCAAGTACACTGAGCAGTTCTCTTCAGCTGAAAGGAAATTAATTTTCACCGATAATGCGAAAGCTTTTTATGGAGTTTAA